The Setaria viridis chromosome 2, Setaria_viridis_v4.0, whole genome shotgun sequence DNA window AAGGCTATAGCGTTGCTCAAACCGAACTAAACCCTTGTTGCCTAGATAAGGAACTTTGAATGAAGAAACATGTCGGGACAGATGACCTGGATATCAGGCAGCAGACACAGGAGTTAATATAGTATTCCCTCGGGTTATAAATACTTGACGTTTCAAATAAAGATCCAATTAATTCCCCAGGAGCTAAATTCGTTGATGTGCTGCCCCCTGAGGCGAGAATGCACCGGCAGTCAAAAGGAGTGGCACCCACTTCATCGCGGCGACCAGTCACACCAATGTGTTGCACGGGCAGCCTGCCTTTAGCCAACCTAGATCCTAAGCAAGATACAGATAGCTGAAGAGAGACACAGGAGAGGCAGGTGACATGAGGTAAGTTCTTGGCTTCTTGGGGGCAGTCTCACTTCAATCTCAATTTATAAAATATGTTGGATTAGGTCTAACAGAAATAGCACAAGCGCATAGTTCCATGTGGCAATGGCATAGTACGCAACAATTCGTTTTCTATATATTAATCATTAAAAAGGAAGAATGGAAGGTGCAACTCACTTGCTGAGTTTCAAATGGGATCACAAAATTATGTCTCGGATAAACTACAGCACAAAAATGCATAATTCTACAGAATCAAGCACAAGGCAGGTAATGAGATAAACGATACTCAGCCTAGGCAATATGctgtttcttgctcttcttcagGGATTTGCTTCTTTCTCCAGATTTTCTTCTCTTGGGAGTGCACATTTCATCATCGCTATCTCGCTCCTCATCCTCTTCAATCGTTCtactcttctttttcttcttttctttcctgaCATGCATTTCGCCATCACTATCGTAATGGTCGACCACTCCGACTTGCTCCTCATCCTCTTCAACTGTTttactcttctttttcttcttttctttccgAACTACAGCCTCAGCCTCAGTCTCATCCTCTTCAATTGTTttactcttctttttcttcttttctttccagAATTCAGCCTCAGCCTCAGTCTCATCCTCATCAATTGATttactcttctttttcttcttttctttccgGAATTCAGCCTCAGCCTCGTCCTCTTCAACTGTTttactcttctttttcttcttttcttttcggaCCTCAGCCTCAGCCTCCACCAAAGACTCTGGTTGCTTGGACTTTGTCTCTTCAGGCTCTGGAGCAATAACAGTGTCAGCATATGACCCCCCAGATGCCCTTGGAGGAAATGCAATTTGATGGGTAATGACACTTAAGGTCTATGAGTTTTATGATTCTAATGATAAGAAAAATAAGATGTTTTCCAGAATTAACATTGCCTAATGTTAAACTCATCAAAACTAGGATATCGCATTTGGGAATACTACAAATACGAAAAAATTGGTGATCAGTGACAACTGTTGAGAATAGATAATAACCTTCAACAGAAAAATGTGAATCAATAACCACAGTTGTAAGATGCTGCTTCAGAAAGACCTGCacaagaaaaaaatgagacaACAAATTATCCATAGAAATAGCTCAACATACACTACGAATAAGTCATTTTCATTTAAGTAAAAAATTGAAACAAGTATATCATCATCTCTCAGTGACTACCTATTTACTTTATTTTGTTTGTCAAATAAAAAGAGGCCCAAAATTAGTTCACCATGcagtaaataaaaaaataactcCAAGATGTGCTAGAAAGTTATGAAAGCAGCTGTTAAGACTTACCGCAGAAAGCAACTGTCTTGTGTTTGTGTCCCAGATACGCAAGTAGCTATCCAGTCCTACAAAGATGGGCGGTATCCTGAGTAATCCAGAATTCTGAAACTTGATGTTTTAATTTCTAACAGAAGCTATCTGGAATGCCAAGTGAAACCAAAGCAGCCCCCAATAAAAAGAAACGGGCCTCTGGAGGTAGCCTCACCACAAGATGCTATCAAAGGTAGCTCCGGATGCCTAACGATTGATCTAATACTTCCACTGCATTTGCCAATATAGCATCCCAGCAATTTTCCTGAAAAAGGGGAAatgttgattttgaaattttagttacaaaggaaaaggaaaatactGATATAAAGCTGCCAAATAGTAGCTCATCATAGCTTTCACATGTGATTCTTTTAACAACACAAACATGGAGAGATATGTAAACCTCGGCTAGTCATTATACATATTGGGCAACTTCCTTCCTGTTAATGATAACCTATTGCTGATAATATCTATATACTTAAACTACCATCTGAAAAGCAGTTTTAGACAAATAATAGTCCATGTTCAGCCTGCCAACAATTTGTATCAGTAGACATGTAGGTCACCATTGTTTTAGTTGTAATAGATCATATTAGCTGCAGATTATTGGCTAACTGAGATAAGCAAACAAATAGGTTGACCAGAACCTATGTAGGAACAGTGGAACAAAAGGCGAATTTAGTTGAAACCATCCAAAGCAAGTTCCAAAAATAGAAACTAAATATGACATTCTAAAGAAGGCAACATATGATCAAGTTTTCAATTTTGTGTATAAGCAGAAGATAACATATAGCAGCTTATCATACCTGTTCTCATGTCAAAGGAAGCAAGGTCCCCTGTTCCTGTACCGATATAGACATCATGCCCATTAGGATCAGCAGCAACTGCCTTGATTGGTGACTCCCTAAAATCAACAGAGATTGCAGGTCTTCTTTGCAATGCAGTATCATACAAGCGGACCTGAAAAAGGTACACACATTCGCATAATATTGTCTAAGTATCATCATCATTGCATTAGCAAACTATGGAGAGATGCCAATGTCTTTATGAGAACATGCCTTGCTAATCTACAGCCTAGAAGACTGTAATGACATAAGTGCAATGAATTGTCTTTTACTCTATAAGCTACGAGGAAACTACAGTATAACACTACAGTCAGTTAATAGGTGCCCGAGCAGCCAAGTTTGTTGTGATGAGGATAGTCCCATCACATTGGAAGCTTTGATGCAAGTACTATTATCAATATAATGCCTTTTGGCACAAACATTGAGCCAGGTTAACCACTTTATGCAAAGCAAGGATGAAATTACAGGATTCTAGCTGTTTGTAGGCCTGCCCCATTTCCGCAAGTTTTGGGTCTGGCATATTAGATATTGGAAAAATAGCATGCATCTCAACTAATGCACATGCACTTATAAGCTTACTAACATCCTTGCAATACAGGCACATGATCAGCCGTTGAATCAAAACATGCTCAATATGTTCAAAGTTTTTTCTTGGCATATCAAGAGATATAGGCATCAAGCTTTCATTACCTGATGATCATTTGTGCAGGCTACAATTTTACGATGATCCTCCTTGCACAAGAAGGTTCCAGCAGTGAACCAAGGCCGAGTGAATATACCAAGGCTATTGGCTCGGGGCttcaaacaaaacaaagaaagaaaaccaTTTAACAAAGTAAGGATTTGCTATATTAGTACCGGAGAGAATTAACAAAGTCAATGGGTGCTTACAGATTTAGCAGACCACATCTTGCTACAAGATGTGATATCCCACAAGTTCATTTCTATACCTTTCCTACAATAAAATGGGGCCATTATTTCTGGAACTCAAAATTTGCTTGGACTTTCATGTCACAAATAAGAAAAACGCTGAACAGAAGCAATAAAGCTCAAGCTCAATTTTTAAACTACAGCAGATAACCATACTTCAGATTATTTAAACTCACCCTCCAAACATGGCATAGCTTTCACCATGATCCACTGAGCAAAATTGCACATTACCCCCACTGCACACGTCCCACGTGGTTGATGGCCCAGCACCCGAGCCTGAAGCTGCATTTTCTTTTGTGATGGACCTCATAGAAGCTTTCCCCTTGTCCGTGCAGGCAATAAATGTGCCTAACCTGTTGTGCACAATCGGGTCAAATAACTTGGGTCCCCacaaacacaaatgatccatgaATTTTGCGAAGTATGTGTAATCGTGCAGGTGAAGCACAGCACAAACTAGAAATCTAGAATGACAACAGATGGGACAATATCAGGATGGAAAATTACATTGAGTCTGAAGACTGTCTCGTGAAAAGGTGCAGCGCGACGAGAGGATCACCTTCAGCTCCACCATCAGTTGGTGCTGGTCCCACGGTCTTGACAGCAGCCAGAGCATTCCCATTCAGCGGATTCAGCAACTCAACCTACACGAAATCACCGAAATCATACACCAAAAGGGACATTGCAAGCGGCGCATCAATTCCGTAGAGCAGCAGCCACTCACCACGCCGTTCTTCCTTGCAACAGCCAGGACCTGCGGAGCAGCGACATCGATCGACAATTAGAGGCACTCCCTGATGGTAAATGAATCTGAATATCTGATAAAGCTTCAGTCGGAAAGGAAGCGGGGCGAGGGATGCTCACGGGGTCGGCCGCTCggtcggcgagggaggcggcgacgatggcGCGGGAGGCGTCCGGGGCGCCCCATGTCTCCACGATCTTGGCGGCGCCCGCGGGCTTCGCGTGGGCCTCGACGACTGCAACCAGCGGGAGGCAGGCGGGGTCAGTGCTGAGGAGCAGTAACGCGCAGCGGAGGGGACGGGAGGAGAGAAGGGCCGCGGGCTACCTTTGACGAGGCCAAGGATGTCGGTGGTGAGGGCGCGAAGCGGCGGGCAGCCGGGGCTCTCCACCACGGTGGTCCGCGGCATCCTTCAGCTCCGAGGTCGTTTCGGCTCGCCGGCGCGGGGGAAACCTGGTGGGGGAGGACGAAGCGAGAGGGCTAATTCTTTTCTAGGGTTTTACAACgtgccgtgcgccgccggcccgccaagccgcgcggcgcgggggcggggagCTACGGGCTCTTTTGGGTTGGGCCCGCGGTTTGGGCGGACGCTCGAACACGAAGATTTTGACGCGCCGGGCCTAATGGAAAAGGCTGCAAGGAAGAGTTGTTGTTCGGCCCGGGAGGGAAAACGGGGAGGATTTAGCCCTGGGCCCGGAAAATGGCCAGGTGCGTTGAGCTTCCTGCCCAGCAGCACGATTTGAACGGCCAGTTTGAACGAGGTAAATGATTCAGGAACACTTGCACACATTTATTACATTTGAATATCAATTTTTTGGCTTTCATAACATAGAAAATTATCTGACTCAAGTtacttattttttataaaaaaaggaGAACCTCAAAATCTGACTCAACCAGATGAACAAATACAAAGTGAAACGACAGTGACGATAGAATGCTTTATTTGGAGCCTTTAACGAACAACAAtatgttacaacttacaagttACAAGCATTGATCCCCTTTTGTGGGGAGTCCCCAAAACGAAAGAAGATTAAACACAATATCCGACAGCAATAGGGAGGCCAGCAGCCTGACAACATAAAACCCTTCAACACTGACATACAATTGGGAGGCCAGCAGCCTGACAATGTGCTAGCACAGGAACTTGACAACAATCACAGAGATGTCGTCCTTGCTCTTCCGGTTCACGGCCAGCTCCGTCAGGTGCTTCGCGGCTGCCTGCGCGTCCTTGAAGTCCTTGATCTCATCCACCGCCTCCTGGTTTGACATCACCTGCACATGTGCCAGTCTCGCATTTCGATCATCACTGGAAATGGTAAACACAAACTCGAGAGATTTTGCAACTCATACACGGGGGCAACAAAGTATTACTACACGATCGGCCAGTTTGGGTCGAAAAAATAGCAATTAGCTCACGTCCATAATGCAAATGCTATTGAAGAATTAGAAGAATCATTGTCCGCATGATTAATAAATTTCATGGCTTATTTTAAAGACAGGTGTTGCTGATATAAAGGCCCTGTTAAGTTGCATCCAGGATCAAATTATATCCCTCATGCACATACATTATTACACGGAGAATTAGCTTAGGTATGCAATACACCATGCTGCGAATCAGGTAATCACATAAATCCTTCAGGTAAGATTTATACGAGATCCATATCCATTACCTTCCATAAACCATCGCTTGCTAGAATTAGAAAATCGGAATTTTCATTGATAGTTTCCTCAATTACATATGGATCAGAGCTGAGGTGCTTCTTCAAGCTCCGGTCTCCGAATGCCCTCGCAACTGCCAGCTGCCCATCAACACGTGGTACATCACCTGCAAGTAAACAAGTTTTTGGATTGAACTCAATAGATCAAGATCACATGCATGTGGCTGTAATATGAAAGTAGTTATTAGTAGGGTCAGCATAGGTGACATCCACAAGCAGGTAATGAATAAATTCTGAAGTCATCAGAAAACATCTGATTCGAAACCTAAAGTCATGATGAGAAAGTTTTTCTAAACATACAGCTCAATGGAACGCAATGACAGAATATCATTTACCTGGTAGGTTTGATACAAAACCACCCTTTTTCTCAATCGATTGTCGCTCCATGTTTGGTTCATGGTCAACTGAAAGCTGCTCCGCCACACCGTTTTTGCTAATAACTGCCCGTGAATCCCCAACATTCGCAACCACAAGCTTCACGGACTTGTCACTGCCTATTAAGATGGCAGTAACAGCTGTGGAGCCTCCCCTTCCCAACTCTGATGCTTTCTCCAATATTTTCTGATCGGTGAGTTGGTATGCTTTCCGTATAGCAGTTTCTGGGTCACTCAAGAACTCTGGCTGAGGAGGCAGGATTCAATAAAATAATCAGCACAGTTGCGACTTAAACTACACTCTACCACCTTAGACATGATTTATATGTCGCTTTCTTGCTCTTAATATGACTGTTGCATGAAAATTGTAGGTTGCAGGGCTACCATTATTCCTAGTATATACACATTTCACAAAAAAAGCTCCTTTtaccttattttttttatagaaaacaTAATTGCTCAAATTTTTCATAGAAAACAGTCAGCTTTAGATTTAGACACATCACTGGCAGAAAATATTTATGCTACATCAAGTCATTATCTTCATTCCATCTCCATAGGGCATAAGTATGAAGCTAGAATATACAAACGCTTGAATCATAATGCACAAATACTAAAATCATTTGAGCATATAGCAAAAGGCAGCTATTACTGACATCAGTTAAAGTCTAGGAAGATAAAAAAGGCAACTGAAGTTGAACATTACCTCACTCAAGATGTTATCAAAAAGGTGGGAGCGCAGAAAGTCTGGAACAGTGTGGCCCAGGTGACCATCAAATATTGCAAACAAACCCAAATCATGTTCACCAACTTGCCGATACTCTGCCACTAGATAGTCCTCCATTGGATGATTGGACTTCCCCTTCACCAGATGGTAACCATGTTTGACACGCTTGCCTGATAACTTTGTCTTGCCTTTCCCTGTTTCTGGTCCTGATGAACTAAAAGCATCTTTGACCTGTCGGAAAAAACAGGTACTCCCATGTTGATCATATTGTACTAACACAACACTAAGCAGAGCACATAAATAAGCATGTTCAAGACATCAAGCCTATGCATGTTAGCATGATACTAGCGGAGCACAACACTAAGCAGAGCACATAAACAAGTATGTCCAAGACATCCAGCCTATGCAGTGTTAGCATGATACTAGCATAGTACACATAGCTGAGCAGGAGTAGAAACTGCACAAGTGCACATATCCAATTTCGAACAGTTCAGTCCATTCCTGATCCTGGCCTATTTGTCTCTGATAATCTATAGAATTGACTTTTGTTTCAAGCAAATGAGAACAATATATAGCCATGGTACAGCATCCAGATTCCAGAAAACAAATTTGCATACTAAAACTAAATAAATGCTTAGGCATGCGCGCATTCACAAGCATGTCAACTTAACTATCTCCATCAGCCAGTGTCAAGAAGCTGTTTTAATTTTTAAAACAGTTTGGAAACAACCAGGACCAGAGTGTGACAAATGTTCTCCAAATGAAAATAGTGGATAAACAAGTTTCAAATGCTGCAAATAAAGTAAGAAATCCATACAAACAAGCAAAGCTACATATTTTTTCCAGTAAGTAAAAGAACATAAACTTAAGCCAATTATTGGCTTATTGTTCATTAGCTTGTGGTGTGCTACCAGGCTCTCGTGGCAACAGATTGAAAAGTCTGCTCTGTCCTACTTAAAATAGTTCGGAAATAACCAGGATCACAGTGTGACAAATGTTCTCCAAATTAAAATAGTGGGTAAACAAGTTCCAATGCTGCAAAAAAGCAAGAAATCCATACAAACAAGTAAATGTACATATTTAATTTTTTCCAGTAAGCAAAAAACATAAACTTATGCCAGTTGTCAGCTTATTATTTATAGCACAGGTCTGCTATCAGGCTCTCGTGGCAACAGATTGAAAAGCTCTGCTCTGCCCAACAAAAATTTAGTTCCTGGTCCTGCTCTTTTAGGTGATACTGCTGAAAAAAAATTGCCTCTTTTTACTTCAAAATATGAGCAataaatagttttttttattatcaATCCAATCATTCAGAACTTCAGGTAGTGAAACTATGACACCGATGTAAGATACCCCTCAAACCCCCGATTCCCGAGTATGATATTAATTAAAGATTAGTTTCATCAAGACCCAGTTACTAAGATTTTCATTTGCCGGAATCCAGTGAGTCCCCAACTGGATCATCACCGCTCCAAAAATCTCTCAAGACAATCTAAACAATCGCCCTCTTAAATCGCTGCACCCCATATCTTGGTGCAAGGACCAGAAAAGGATACTTACGGAACAATGATAAACCTAACTGACCATACACCAAAACCAAGAGACAATCAATCAGCAGGGGAAAAGGGTTGCCATAAGCGAAA harbors:
- the LOC117846355 gene encoding uncharacterized protein — encoded protein: MPRTTVVESPGCPPLRALTTDILGLVKVVEAHAKPAGAAKIVETWGAPDASRAIVAASLADRAADPVLAVARKNGVVELLNPLNGNALAAVKTVGPAPTDGGAEGDPLVALHLFTRQSSDSMLGTFIACTDKGKASMRSITKENAASGSGAGPSTTWDVCSGGNVQFCSVDHGESYAMFGGKGIEMNLWDITSCSKMWSAKSPRANSLGIFTRPWFTAGTFLCKEDHRKIVACTNDHQVRLYDTALQRRPAISVDFRESPIKAVAADPNGHDVYIGTGTGDLASFDMRTGKLLGCYIGKCSGSIRSIVRHPELPLIASCGLDSYLRIWDTNTRQLLSAVFLKQHLTTVVIDSHFSVEEPEETKSKQPESLVEAEAEVRKEKKKKKSKTVEEDEAEAEFRKEKKKKKSKSIDEDETEAEAEFWKEKKKKKSKTIEEDETEAEAVVRKEKKKKKSKTVEEDEEQVGVVDHYDSDGEMHVRKEKKKKKSRTIEEDEERDSDDEMCTPKRRKSGERSKSLKKSKKQHIA
- the LOC117846356 gene encoding probable protein phosphatase 2C 62, translating into MAGKEIYHKVKDKVKDAFSSSGPETGKGKTKLSGKRVKHGYHLVKGKSNHPMEDYLVAEYRQVGEHDLGLFAIFDGHLGHTVPDFLRSHLFDNILSEPEFLSDPETAIRKAYQLTDQKILEKASELGRGGSTAVTAILIGSDKSVKLVVANVGDSRAVISKNGVAEQLSVDHEPNMERQSIEKKGGFVSNLPGDVPRVDGQLAVARAFGDRSLKKHLSSDPYVIEETINENSDFLILASDGLWKVMSNQEAVDEIKDFKDAQAAAKHLTELAVNRKSKDDISVIVVKFLC